One window from the genome of Frankiales bacterium encodes:
- a CDS encoding CHAP domain-containing protein, with amino-acid sequence MTPRTPASARARAAVSLGAALALLLGLLAGVGAGSVLVAPPAQAVVAPVTPTALSYGAPSWWVGDCDATRWGPLAAAAGWKGVGAHRMGASWLGIPVCGPRPWVDGSPNVQWGRAGWGEAEWQCVELAQRFMAQVYGTTAYGANGADVVANYSTSYGGGLVKVTNGTAGKAPVPGDVVSFRTPSNPYGHVGVIAASTVDATGNGTVRMLSQNDTIDGWRTLSVVNWRLQGFGTLTPYGWLHDPAGRGNPLGEGAFVKVRGQLGTWRIVGGAPMRIGTWASFGGQQPYSIIDPAQFDRLRSTPRDGTYVRDVTSGTVYRTAGGAPLAVGTDAAGLPGWGSAPVIDVDHYTFNHLDHMLAVPADGTQICRADDGTCYLVAGGAPLLVPTGQTGLVPSWSARASVVVSGAEFSSYTHLRPAPADGTFLCDGSDQKCYRTVGGAPLLLSRTDKPMVPGWSTASRLTVPHAEFATFRHLRRYPADGAMACPVGDTSCYVFAGQAPIRVTSGGAAADASLATSRAVKVSPYEFSHPVHLRTRPVDGTVLRSAQTKAVYVVRSGVAQYFGATTAADLSSTPVTIDQNAIDNAGLPGSWSHLASSPARVGLAAPVVGVTKARSAAVRWSAPVASSAVASYTVHYRRAGTDGRYGPWITPSTWRALTTTHLSLPMARGTTYCFQVRATNRAGQVGPWSPSHCATTPLDERGYSAASSGWLRNASTKFYGGTAMRTTRRGAWWRLDGVTATRVAVVATTCPGCGSVTVFLGGVKVGVVNLNSPTVAYQQVLSLPAFPHRSGSLTLVVSSPSSHSVQLDGVALTP; translated from the coding sequence GTGACCCCCCGTACGCCGGCATCCGCGCGCGCCCGCGCCGCCGTGTCGCTCGGTGCCGCCCTGGCGCTGCTGCTGGGCCTGCTCGCCGGCGTCGGCGCCGGTTCGGTGCTGGTCGCGCCGCCCGCGCAGGCGGTCGTGGCCCCGGTGACGCCGACGGCGCTGTCCTACGGCGCCCCGAGCTGGTGGGTGGGCGACTGCGACGCCACGCGCTGGGGCCCGCTCGCGGCCGCGGCCGGCTGGAAGGGCGTCGGCGCGCACCGCATGGGGGCCTCGTGGCTCGGCATCCCGGTGTGCGGCCCGCGGCCATGGGTGGACGGCTCGCCCAACGTGCAGTGGGGACGCGCCGGATGGGGCGAGGCCGAGTGGCAGTGCGTCGAGCTCGCCCAGCGGTTCATGGCGCAGGTGTACGGGACGACGGCGTACGGCGCGAACGGCGCCGACGTGGTGGCCAACTACTCCACGTCCTACGGCGGCGGCCTGGTCAAGGTCACGAACGGGACCGCGGGCAAGGCGCCGGTCCCCGGCGACGTGGTGTCGTTCCGCACCCCCTCCAACCCCTACGGGCACGTCGGCGTCATCGCGGCGTCGACGGTGGACGCCACGGGCAACGGCACCGTGCGCATGCTCTCGCAGAACGACACCATCGACGGCTGGCGCACGCTGTCGGTGGTCAACTGGCGGCTCCAGGGCTTCGGCACGCTGACCCCGTACGGCTGGCTGCACGACCCGGCCGGCCGGGGCAACCCGCTCGGTGAGGGCGCGTTCGTGAAGGTGCGCGGTCAGCTCGGCACGTGGCGCATCGTCGGCGGCGCCCCGATGCGCATCGGCACGTGGGCGTCCTTCGGCGGCCAGCAGCCCTACAGCATCATCGACCCGGCCCAGTTCGACCGGCTGCGCTCGACCCCGCGCGACGGGACGTACGTGCGCGACGTCACCAGCGGCACGGTCTACCGCACGGCGGGTGGCGCGCCCCTCGCCGTCGGCACGGACGCGGCCGGCCTCCCGGGATGGGGCTCGGCGCCGGTGATCGACGTCGACCACTACACGTTCAACCACCTCGACCACATGCTCGCCGTCCCGGCCGACGGCACACAGATCTGCCGCGCGGACGACGGCACGTGCTACCTGGTCGCCGGCGGCGCGCCGCTGCTCGTGCCCACGGGTCAGACCGGGCTCGTGCCCAGCTGGTCGGCCCGCGCGTCGGTCGTGGTCAGCGGCGCCGAGTTCTCGTCGTATACGCACCTGCGTCCGGCGCCGGCCGACGGCACGTTCCTCTGCGACGGCAGCGACCAGAAGTGCTACCGCACCGTGGGCGGTGCCCCGCTGCTGCTCTCGCGCACGGACAAGCCGATGGTGCCGGGGTGGAGCACGGCGTCGCGGCTCACCGTCCCGCACGCGGAGTTCGCGACGTTCCGGCACCTGCGCCGCTACCCCGCCGACGGCGCGATGGCGTGCCCGGTGGGCGACACCAGCTGCTACGTGTTCGCCGGCCAGGCGCCGATCCGCGTCACCTCCGGCGGCGCGGCCGCGGACGCCTCGCTGGCCACGAGCCGGGCGGTCAAGGTCTCGCCGTACGAGTTCAGCCACCCCGTGCACCTGCGCACCCGGCCGGTCGACGGCACGGTGCTGCGCAGCGCGCAGACCAAGGCGGTCTACGTCGTGCGGTCCGGCGTCGCCCAGTACTTCGGCGCGACGACGGCAGCGGACCTGTCCTCGACCCCCGTGACGATCGACCAGAACGCCATCGACAACGCCGGGCTCCCCGGGTCGTGGTCGCACCTGGCCAGCAGCCCGGCGCGGGTCGGGCTGGCCGCCCCGGTGGTCGGCGTCACCAAGGCGCGCTCGGCCGCGGTCCGCTGGAGCGCGCCGGTGGCCTCGAGCGCGGTGGCGTCCTACACCGTGCACTACCGCCGCGCCGGCACCGACGGCCGCTACGGGCCGTGGATCACGCCGAGCACCTGGCGGGCGCTCACCACCACGCACCTGTCGCTCCCGATGGCCCGCGGCACGACGTACTGCTTCCAGGTGCGGGCCACGAACCGCGCCGGGCAGGTGGGCCCGTGGTCGCCGAGCCACTGCGCCACCACCCCGCTCGACGAGCGCGGCTACAGCGCCGCGTCTTCCGGCTGGCTGCGCAACGCGTCCACGAAGTTCTACGGCGGCACCGCGATGCGCACCACCCGACGCGGCGCCTGGTGGCGGCTCGACGGCGTGACGGCCACGCGGGTCGCCGTCGTCGCCACCACCTGCCCCGGGTGCGGCTCGGTCACCGTGTTCCTGGGCGGGGTGAAGGTGGGCGTCGTGAACCTCAACAGCCCCACGGTCGCCTACCAGCAGGTGCTGTCGCTGCCGGCCTTCCCGCACCGGAGCGGGTCGCTCACCCTCGTGGTGTCGAGCCCGTCGTCGCACTCCGTCCAGCTCGACGGTGTCGCGCTGACCCCCTGA
- a CDS encoding ferredoxin, with protein sequence MSRRAAPLREARQPGPASTLPTLRLDPAVCDGVGICAHLAPDLVTVDSWGYPIVTPEPLERGSQRRQAEAAARACPRKALHLRP encoded by the coding sequence ATGTCGCGACGTGCCGCCCCGCTGCGCGAGGCGCGTCAGCCCGGCCCGGCCTCCACCCTGCCCACCCTGCGGCTCGACCCGGCCGTGTGCGACGGCGTCGGGATCTGCGCGCACCTCGCGCCGGACCTCGTGACCGTCGACTCGTGGGGCTACCCGATCGTCACGCCCGAGCCGCTCGAGCGCGGCTCGCAGCGCCGCCAGGCCGAGGCCGCGGCGCGGGCCTGCCCGCGCAAGGCGCTGCACCTGCGCCCCTGA